The Candidatus Polarisedimenticolaceae bacterium genome window below encodes:
- a CDS encoding NADPH-dependent F420 reductase — protein sequence MRIGILGSGLMGAKLGAIFARAGHDVVFSYSKSESKLARLAKEAGARAGTPSDAARGADAVLLAVHWSRVGDVVKKAGGLSGKVIVTCCLPMSRDDGRLVVAHTSSGAEALAKRIPGARVVSAFGTVPSEVLFDVFERRRRTKRPSLVYCGDDRRAKKVAATLIRDSGFDPLDAGPLTVARFLEPFTLLVARLAYDVPGGPELAYRFERYR from the coding sequence ATGCGCATCGGAATCCTCGGCTCGGGGCTCATGGGGGCGAAGCTCGGCGCGATCTTCGCGCGCGCCGGGCACGACGTCGTCTTCAGCTACTCGAAGAGCGAGAGCAAGCTCGCGCGCTTGGCCAAGGAGGCCGGAGCGCGCGCCGGGACACCGTCCGACGCGGCGAGGGGCGCCGATGCCGTCCTGCTCGCCGTTCACTGGTCCCGCGTCGGCGACGTGGTCAAGAAGGCGGGCGGTCTCTCGGGGAAGGTCATCGTCACCTGCTGCCTGCCGATGAGCCGCGACGACGGGCGCCTCGTCGTCGCGCACACCTCCTCCGGTGCGGAGGCGCTGGCGAAGAGGATCCCGGGCGCGCGCGTCGTCTCGGCGTTCGGCACGGTCCCGAGCGAGGTCCTCTTCGACGTCTTCGAGCGGCGGCGGCGGACGAAGCGGCCGAGCCTCGTCTACTGCGGGGACGACCGCCGCGCGAAGAAGGTCGCCGCGACGCTGATTCGCGACAGCGGCTTCGACCCGCTCGATGCCGGTCCGCTCACCGTCGCGCGTTTCCTCGAGCCTTTCACCCTTCTCGTCGCGCGCCTCGCCTACGACGTGCCCGGGGGGCCGGAGCTGGCGTACCGATTCGAGCGATACCGGTAA
- a CDS encoding PEP-utilizing enzyme, translating into MPTLSLDAPGPGFWELDPVHFPRPATRYWMEIHPEAFLRGSGEFARGYGMLIDGLEMKYVQGFGYRTVRPAPESDIPARFARAAQVIETKYWRQQRDDWNDTFKPAAIRAHQAIQAVDPDTLSDAELAAHLVRCRDHHAQMLYQHMRFTAAAIVPVGDFLAHVGDWTGLPPAELLGLMRGTSPVSAGASVELNKMINAIAADPRAQKLLQSKDAAKALAELRALDGGTGEAVSGYLDLVGYRLLDGFDISNPYALELPDALLRAIQVALSGAKTAHADVDGRIADVRAKVPEAHREAFDGLLEEARGTYHVRDERGVFSDIWASGLMRRAALAAGRRVHAKGRIHDSVHIIDAGLDEMKALLLGTGGPSADELRERHDFRTAHSAKDVPQTLGTPPPPPPDPAGLPPAVGRLMRATGVALGALFGSSDAKHETHMLRGLAASKGVYEGPARRINGPAEFGRIAKGDILVTQSTTEAFNILLPLLGAIVTDAGGLLSHSAIVAREYGIPGVVGTREATDRIKDGARLRVDGNRGEVTVLD; encoded by the coding sequence ATGCCCACACTTTCTCTCGACGCGCCCGGCCCCGGATTCTGGGAGCTCGATCCCGTTCACTTCCCGCGCCCGGCGACGCGCTACTGGATGGAAATCCACCCCGAGGCGTTCCTGCGCGGCTCCGGCGAGTTCGCGCGCGGCTACGGGATGCTCATCGACGGTCTCGAGATGAAGTACGTCCAAGGGTTCGGCTACAGGACCGTCCGGCCCGCGCCCGAGAGCGACATTCCCGCCCGGTTCGCACGCGCGGCGCAGGTCATCGAGACGAAGTACTGGCGCCAGCAGCGGGACGACTGGAACGACACGTTCAAGCCCGCGGCGATCCGCGCGCACCAGGCGATCCAGGCGGTCGATCCCGACACGCTCTCGGACGCCGAGCTCGCCGCGCATCTCGTGCGCTGCCGCGACCATCACGCACAGATGCTCTACCAGCACATGCGCTTCACCGCGGCGGCGATCGTCCCCGTCGGCGATTTCCTCGCGCACGTCGGCGACTGGACCGGCTTGCCACCGGCGGAGCTGCTCGGGCTGATGCGCGGCACGTCGCCGGTCTCTGCCGGTGCGTCCGTCGAGCTGAACAAGATGATCAACGCGATCGCCGCGGATCCGCGCGCGCAGAAGCTCCTGCAATCGAAGGACGCCGCGAAGGCCCTCGCCGAGCTGCGCGCGCTCGACGGTGGCACGGGCGAGGCGGTCTCGGGCTATCTCGACCTCGTCGGCTATCGCCTCCTCGACGGCTTCGACATCTCGAACCCGTACGCGCTCGAGCTTCCCGACGCGCTCCTCCGCGCGATCCAGGTCGCCCTCTCGGGAGCGAAGACCGCCCACGCCGACGTCGACGGACGGATCGCCGACGTGCGCGCCAAGGTTCCCGAGGCGCACCGCGAAGCGTTCGACGGCCTCCTCGAGGAGGCGCGGGGCACGTACCACGTCCGCGACGAGCGGGGGGTCTTCAGCGACATCTGGGCCTCGGGGCTCATGCGTCGCGCGGCGCTCGCCGCCGGGCGCCGGGTCCACGCGAAGGGCCGCATCCACGATTCGGTCCACATCATCGACGCCGGTCTCGACGAGATGAAGGCGCTCCTCCTCGGCACCGGCGGCCCGTCGGCCGACGAGCTCCGCGAGCGGCACGACTTCCGCACCGCGCACAGCGCGAAGGACGTCCCGCAGACCCTCGGGACGCCGCCGCCTCCGCCGCCCGATCCCGCGGGGCTCCCGCCCGCAGTCGGCCGCCTCATGCGCGCGACCGGCGTCGCGCTCGGCGCGCTCTTCGGCAGCTCGGACGCAAAGCATGAAACGCACATGCTCCGCGGCCTCGCGGCGAGCAAGGGCGTCTACGAAGGCCCCGCACGGAGGATCAATGGCCCCGCGGAGTTCGGCCGCATCGCGAAGGGCGACATCCTCGTGACGCAATCGACGACCGAGGCGTTCAACATCCTCCTGCCGCTCCTCGGCGCGATCGTCACCGACGCCGGCGGCCTGCTCTCGCACTCGGCGATCGTCGCCCGGGAATACGGAATCCCGGGCGTCGTCGGCACGCGCGAGGCGACCGATCGCATCAAGGACGGCGCGCGCCTCCGCGTCGACGGCAACCGCGGTGAAGTGACGGTGCTCG